The DNA region agggattccaacttgatccaaattgaggaaccattaccatgagcttctaagagaaaagggatccaagatacattgaggagctcttccagagttcatttgattattgattgcttgagcttactattattgtgatttcttattccaaaggatgggagctacttggatcatcaatatgatctcaagagaggaactccatttgtggttttgcttcttgtcccttaactcttgcatgtttaggactttagccattcttcttcttctctccactctaacccaagccaaaacttttgtgcaaacatttaacacttgttttcaacattaaaaacctaagccttatgcttttgattttcaaactttctcttcttaatacttattttgaattgaatctttaatccactttgaccatattttgtaaatacctctcattggtaaatataacccattcaaatgtcttttgtggtttcaatggccactcccttaatcaaacttttcataacccttagctattaggttcgagttatacttgtggtagatgtaatactcacctacatccttagtgatggacaatgagtcttccatgcttattatagggttaacccctcactagcatgttgaagctatcctcacatggtggatttgtggttttttttggttgagttttctcccttggataacaaaagaccttaaggcttttggaccaatcaattcaccaactcatttttgagatttttaccccgaactacgaggttttgatcctaatctttttttttaagatggtacgtaggcaatgggtttatccatcctgtaggtgtttaattggctgcattatatgctaaaacactagctggattctaatgtcttaacggatgtcatgacatggtgtgtatgtgtgactgcattgtaggttagaatatctaactgtactctgatgtcttgactgatgtcatgacacacttgagtagttactgcaggattagctaatacaggatttattgaatgtcaaactggagactgtgacattcattcctgtcagcagctactgaggaatagaacagctggtgttctgttagagctcagtattcatttgcactctggttatcaaggaagaaccagacctggcataaggcctactgtatgaatgtcaaactggatgttatgacattcatcatggacagtatatactgaataatagacagagtggtgttctgctacacttcagtatgtttcttagtttgttcttcaagaggataacagaactaacttaaggcgaaatgtgtaaatgtcaaattggatactttgacatttattaatgtaagctgttactgtagtatggtcattttgatcatgtacaggtcagcaaaattgtacagtctgttttctggaaaaacagactcagcatatggaccttgatgtcaagctgaatgtcgtgacattcattcctgacagcatatgctatattgtaggttgttcagttttctgtttcagcttttcttgggctattcttcaggaagtcaacagcttagagaaaaaccaggaaatcaacaaccaagttacatttaatgaacctaacaaatagcctatttgttagtaacctagatattgaatttatgggaactcgcgtgaccttaaattcaggagaatacaagtgcaaaagcccaggtactgcaatataaaagggaaggcgttccttcattcagtttcggggaatttgaggcgtgaagatcttgagtgtccatcatacttcactgctgtatttttgtgagtcttgtattagtcgtatcttgtaagccaagccattatcaagtagatgattgctgtggcatagggtgttcattgagttgtaagtgttgtgtcgctcaaagcttttaaacgtgagtgttgtgtatcttgattaaagttgtgaagcacaatcaagagttgtttgaagtgtgacttcaacttgtctttaatattgattaaaggtagtaatcactgaggtgattgagggggagtgagtaggaactctgatcttagtgtaagattgaaattgcattgggtagggattaagtgataagttgtaaacgggtgagtttagctttgaattgatactactaatagtggatttcctccctggcttggtagcccccagatgtaggtcatgttggactgaactgggtaaacaattactgtgttatttactgcacttacgtttaagttctgcataattcctgtctgtgtagaattggatgtcataacaacccgtgtgacatccaaagtctgataactagaatttcaattggcatcagagcaggcaccctgcctgtgaagttctgggtgagatctagggaagttactttctagtaccatggacaaggatataggacactcaaatagaccacccatgttggatggctctaattatgatgactggaagcctcgtatgatagccttcttaaggtctctagatagcaaagtctggagagctgtcaacaaaggatgggaacatccaatgaggacaggtgaagatggagtcagtgtgcagattcctgaagaagagtgggacaaggagcaagagacattagctcttggaaattccgaggccttgaatgcattgttcaatggaatcagtaagaacatcttcaggctggtgcaccactgtgaactggataaggaagtttgggataccctcaaggtaactcatgaaggtagttccaaggtgaagatgtctaaacttcagatgctgaccaccaagtttgaaaatctgaggatgaaagaggatgagactattcatgactttcacatgaatattcttgaaattgcaaacacctctggtggactaggtgagaaaatggctgaagagaaacttgtaagaaagattctcaggtccttgcctaagagatttgctatgaaggtcacagccatagaggaggcacatgacatctgcaatatgaaggtggatgagctcattggttctcttcaaacctttgaaatgggcttgtgtgagaatgctgaaaagaagaacaaaagcgtagcttttgtatctaatgctgaagaggagtcagaagcaggatatactgaaggtgatgaaagtatatcagaagccttagccatgcttgggagacagttcaacaagctcataaagaaatttgatcaacagggtagacctaatgtcaagaacatcccgtctgacataaggaaaagatcaacttctgaagaaaagttcaaccaaggcaagggaatccagtgccatgggtgtgaaggatatggtcatattaaggTTGACTGCCCTACCTTCctcatgaggcaaaggaaagggctatATGTCACCTGGTCAGgagaagacactgagagtgaatctgaaggagaatctgccaaacatgtcactgctctgaccagtgtctgtaCCTCAGAagataactcaagtggagatgagctcaccttggatgaacttgctgcctcatataaagaactatgtgttaaaagtgcagaagtgtgtatccaaggagaaaagcataagaaactcatcaaagagctagaagctgagaaactaaagcagctgaaagtcatagagggtctgaagggtgagattgctttgttgacctctaagctagaccaaatgaccaaatccatcaaaatgttgaataagggatctgacaccttggaagagatcctgaagataggacagaagtctggaaccactTCTGGTTTAGGCCTTGGGAAAAGATCatcagctgaacacaaacgcccaaaggctaaagttcagaaatccaaagggaagtcacatccaatgtctcaacatcgaggaaccagaatgagcaatcatcagaagaagaaattcaagagatggagatgtcattactgtggtagattcggtcacataaaacccttctgctataggctgcatggttacccaaaccagaccccacaaggtaggcctaagaagaaggtgtctacgcataatgtccccattaagaaacaaacatgggcggctaagcagacacctcaggtcaatcctaagcagcAGGCACCTAAGCTTCGCTTATCTCTTGAGAATCAacagtgtgttgctaaccttgctcacacatCTTCAAGGGCACATATCAGACAAGACTGGTACCTTaatagtggctgctcaaggcatatgactgggatgagcaacctagtggtgaatctgcatcctcctaccaccaagtttgtaacatttggtgatggaactaaaagagaagtcaagggtgttggtaagctggactgtcctgaagctccaaaattgagtggtgtattgttagtaaaaggactaactgtgaacctcataagcataagccagctatgtgaccaaggatgcaaggtggaatttaccaagggaggatgtgtggtgttgaatgggtgcaatcaagaagtgatgagaggagacagatccagagataattgctatctatggaaatctaaagactctctCAAGTGTCCTTTagccaagggagatcaggaagggaagctgggacatggaagacttgatcACCTTCAGGTACAAGGAATGAAGAAAAGCAGTTCCAAGAGAACTATGAGAAGAGTCTCATATCTGTCTTTAGATAAAAAgacagactgtggaaaatgtctgattgaaagTAATGAGCCATTGGcacctattggtcatcatacaaagGATATGACAGCAAGGGATAGACAGAGGTGTGTATTATTGTCGTCTGCAGAATCTCAACACCTAGCGTGTGGTGGCAGGTGGTCAACCCTAGtatggaggaacctgatgcagacagagtacaatgtcacccggaatgtcatgacattgtacgcTGCTAAGTGTGACAATAGtaagggcaaagagggaatgcGTACGTCTGAAAatttatagcaactaatgaagttagttagctactgtttagtaagtcaaattattaaacaacaaatagtgagctctgagtggtcaaaatctaatagaccttactcttgcatAAAGCGTTTCACATTCCGTCGCTTCAAACACCATTCGTGCAAACCCTCTTCCAAAGAAACGGTTCAACTTCCCTCTGAGATTTTCAGCATGGCACACCAATCCGATACCACCTCCTTCACTACCGTGTCCTATTCTCACAGCACGGAGTCTGGCAAACCCAACCGGGAGGAAGTTAGTGTCAACGCTGCAACGTTGCCCTATGCAAGAAGACCAAAAGAAACGGTCTCCAGAATCTCCTCAGCTATCGCTCTGGACAACCCTTCCAAGGAAGGATCGAGGTATGTGCACAATGCCATTGCCTCTATGGTCACTAAGATTCTGTCCGGTGATcggaatgttcctggggtttccgttcccttgaacactatcgTTCCCGATGATGTTGCATGTCGTGAAACCGCAGTAGTGTTAAGGGAGAATGTGTCTGGATTACCTGAAGAGGGTCCTAAGAATGATAAACATGTAAGCaaggtgagaggtgagaaggtAAGTGTCCCTCAAGATGTTGAGACCAACCCTAGAGCTGACACAGTCAACCTGGATGAGTTCTCTGATAACGAACTGTTGGCCTCGGTTATCCCTAGCATAGCCAAGAGGGTCAGAACTAGGAGAGGGAAAAAGACAGTGATGCAAAGGTCTCCATCCAAGGAAGTTGATGAGACAACTCCTCACAAGCAAACAGGGACAGAGAGTGCACGCAAAAGGAAAGGTCATGGACCTgccaaatcttggagcaaagaggtgcccaagaaatTGAAGACCAAGATTGTGGTGGTGGAGTCTGAATctgatgtcccatgtgatgtcacaacatccatgtccaggaagaagTCGTCTTCTAGCAAGTTGGCTGCTAGTGTCCCAGAAGTtcccattgacaatgtgtccttccactttgcctccagtgttaacaggtggaagtatgtctaccacAAAAGGCTGGCCTTGGAGAGAGAACTGGCTCAGAATGCATTGGAATGCAAGGAGATTGTGGATCTCATCAAAGAGGCAGGGTTGatgagaactgtgactcaactccctAAATGCTATGATACCTtagtgaaggagttcattgtaAATCTATCCgaggagtgtgctgatgggaaatccagagaattcagaaaggtctatgtgcgtggcaagtgtgtgaccttttccccctcagtgataaatctgtatttgggaagagcagatgaagtgcaaccagagcttgaagtgactgacaatacaatctgtcaagtcatcacagcaaagcaagtccggaaatggcctctcaaagggaagctggTGGTCAGTCAACTAAGTGTAAAGTATGCAAtgttacacaaagttggagcagccaactgggtacccacaaatcacaagtcaactgtgtctgtgatgttaggaaagttcatctatgcagtgggaaccaaggcaaaggtggactatggtacgtacatctttgatcagacaATGAAACATGCGGGGAGTtttagtgtgaagggacctattgcctttccatctctcatatgtggcattgtgctgaatcaatttccacacatcctgacagataatgactttgtgaaaagaagagagagtcctttggccttcagctacaaactgttcctgggcaAGCATGTCCCTGATATTGTCTTGACATCGGGAGAAACATCCAAAGTTGGCAACCAACCAGACAAAGCTGTTGTTATTGCAGTTCTCAGAGAGACCTGCAAAGAGCTGGAGACTAGAAAGCATGCCTTGGAAAAGCTCATCTTGCAATTGGAGACTTCTGCTGAGGACACGGATGGAACTGATAGGCAAAGTTCTGAGGATGAGGAGGAGGCCAGCTCtgaagaggaggctgatgatgaggctgaggattaagtacttgtctttgtgtgttttctgtcatttgtgtaattctacttactatttgtggatctgtaatttaaagtgttgctttggcaacatttttggacaaaaagggggagtgataactgataccccaggacaacagaagTTTACTTTGTTAAACTTTGTTAAAATAGGTTCTCATTCATGACAGATTGAAGTTTTCCTCTactgcagctgatgtgtgatgaagtgtGTATTTAGCTTCTATTTGTATGCTgttgtgtgtgaagtttttatttaacttcctcccctgcagctgctgtgtgttgaagtttagattttaacttctgtatgtgtgctactttgtgaagttttttttatttaacttccatgtgtgtgagtgtgctgccactctgagtgtattagctaggtttatttcctgctagatgtgtgattccgctgctatgaactctgttatggggatcaaagtgttttagccaaaaatttgccaaagggggagtttgtaggtgtttaattggctgcattatatggtaaaacaatagttggattctaatgtcttgacggatgtcatgacatggtgtgtatgtgtgactgcattgtaggttagaatatctaactgtactctgatgtcttgactgatgtcatgacacacttgagtagttactgcatgattagctaatacaggatttattgaatgtcaaactggagactgtgacattcattcctgtcagcagctactgaggaatagaacagctggtgttctgttagagctcagtattcatttgcagtctggttatcaaggaagaaccagacctggcataaggcctactgtatgaatgtcaaactggatgttatgacattcatcatggacagtatatactgaataatagacagagtggtgttctgctacacttcagtatgtttcttagtttgttcttcaagaggataacagaactaacttaaggccaaatgtgtaaatgtcaaattggatactttgacatttattaatgtaagttgttactgtagtatggtcattttgatcatgtacaagtcagcaaaattgtacagtctgttttctggaaaaacagactcagcatatggaccttgatgtcaagctgaatgtcgtgacattcattcctaacagcatatgctatattgtaggttgttcagttttctgtttcagcttttcttgggctattcttcaggaagtcaacagcttagagaaaaaccaggaaatcaacaaccaagttacatttaatgaacctaacaaatagcctatttgttagtaacctagacattgaatttatgggaactcgcgtgaccttaaattcaggagaatacaagtgcaaaagcccaggtactgcaatataaaagggaaggcgttccttcattcagtttcggggattttgaggcgtgaagatcttgagtgtccatcatacttcactgctgtatttttgtgagtcttgtattagacgtatcttgtaagccaagccattatcaagtagatgattgttgtggcatagggtgttcattgagttgtaagtgatgtgtcgctcaaagcttttaagcgtgagtgttgtgtatcttgattaaagctgtgaagcacaatcaagagttgtttgaagtgtgacttcaacttgtctttaatattgattaaaggtagtaatcactgaggtgattgagggggagtgagtatgaactctgatcttagtgtaagattgaaattgcattgggtagggattaagtgataagttataaacgggtgagtttagctttgaattgatactactaatagtggatttcctccctggcttggtagcccccagatgtaggtcatgttggactgaactgggtaa from Lathyrus oleraceus cultivar Zhongwan6 chromosome 1, CAAS_Psat_ZW6_1.0, whole genome shotgun sequence includes:
- the LOC127089542 gene encoding uncharacterized protein LOC127089542 yields the protein MAHQSDTTSFTTVSYSHSTESGKPNREEVSVNAATLPYARRPKETVSRISSAIALDNPSKEGSRYVHNAIASMVTKILSGDRNVPGVSVPLNTIVPDDVACRETAVVLRENVSGLPEEGPKNDKHVSKVRGEKVSVPQDVETNPRADTVNLDEFSDNELLASVIPSIAKRVRTRRGKKTVMQRSPSKEVDETTPHKQTGTESARKRKGHGPAKSWSKEVPKKLKTKIVVVESESDVPCDVTTSMSRKKSSSSKLAASVPEVPIDNVLKFSSTAADV